The genomic DNA CGCCATTGCTCGACGATCACTTCTTCATCGAGTGGAAGAACAATCACAGCAGGGCTTTCTGCAGAGGAATAGTGGACTTCGCGAATTTTCTGATTCATTTTGCGAACACGATCCCGTACCTGAGATTCTGCAGGAATTGATTCCAGAGTATCGAGCAGCTTTTCTGCTTCCAGCTTCACGCCCAGTCGGGAAGGAATCAAATTATGATTTTCGCGACGCAGTTTCTCTTTAATCCACCAGTTATCATCACGTGGTTGATCAATCCCAGGAATCGGTTTTCCCAGTCCAGGCAGATTGGCAAATTCACCCCGGGCTTCGGCTTCGCGAATCAAACGATCTGCAAACGCTTCATAACTTTCAAGAGGGGCTTTCTTCTCCTGCATGTAAAGTCCTCCATGAAATCAACTTGAAGATCTCCGGTTATCGAACCAGATGAACGACCATTAAATCGTGACCTTCTGCTCCCCAGTCGGTATCGGAGATCAGAACAATCCGACTTCCTGATTCCAGGATTCCCTTCTTTTTTCCCCATTCGACTGCAAATTTCAAGATCGAATTCGGATCTTCACTGACGACATCACTTTCCACTGGAATTACACCCCAGTAGAGACACATTTTATTGGCGACCAGACGATTATCGGTGATCGCCAGCAAGGGGATCGCACTCCGTTGACGCGAAATCGCCAGAGCAGTCCGACCAGTTTTCGTACACAGCACCATCATATTTGCCTTCAAGCGTTCGGCAACGGTGCAGGCTCCCAAGGTCACGGCTTCAGTCACAACCAATGCTCGATTTTTTGATTCCGTTTTCCAGTCGACATCCCCACGATGGGGAACTTCGTCTTCGGTACAGCGAACAATATTATCCATCATGTTCACTGCTCGAACCGGATATTTTCCAATCGCTGTTTCGCCGGAAAGCATGACAGCATCGGTTCCATCAAAAACGGCATTGGCGACATCGGCAGCCTCTGCTCGTGTTGGGAACGGCTGCTCTTCCATGCTGTCGAGCATTTGAGTTGCCGTGATGACCGGAATACGACGTTCGTTGCAGTGACGGATAATCTGCTTTTGTAAAATCGGTAAGCGAGCAATATCCGATTCGACCCCCAGGTCCCCGCGAGCCACCATCACGCCATCACAAACTTTTGTAATCGCTTCGAGCTCCCGAACCGCTTCCACCTTTTCAATTTTAGCAATCAATTGAGGTTCATAATCGGGAGCCAACTCTTTGACAAGATTTCGTAGTTTGACGATATCATCAGCACTGCGAACAAAGCTCAGCCCAAAAAATGTCAATCGTCTTGAAAGGCCCCATTTTAAATCCTCGATGTCTTTTTCGGTCAGGCAGGGGGTTCGCAGAGTCGCCCCCGGCAAATTGATCCCCTGACGCGAGCGAATTAAGCCAGGACGATCCACTTCACAGGTTATGGAGACATCCTCGGCTCGATCAACGACTTTCATTCCGACGGTACCGTCAGCCAGCAGAACGGTATCGCCTGATTTTAAATCATCCACCAGAAATTCATAGGAGCAAGTGAGTCGAGTTCCATCAAAAGGAACTGGCGATTTGACGAACAGATATTTTTGACCGACCTGGCAATCAACCCCCTCAGGGGGTAACTCCCCCAGGCGGATTTTTGGCCCTGACAAATCTCCCAGAATACCGATCGGTTGACCAACCTCAACAGAGACCTCCCGGACCATTGTCACAATGTTGTCCAGCCAGTCGTAATCTCCATGTGCAAAGTTAAGCCGAAATACATCGACTCCCGCTTCAACCAGGGCCAGCAGCCTTTCCCTGGAGGAGATCGCCGGCCCGAGAGTCGCGATAATCTTGGTACGCGCCTGATGCTTGTGCGGGTCAATCATATCCATAACAGCACGACCTTTGGTCAATGGTTTTCCGAGGGGAATGTCTTTCAGACGGATCTTTCGCAGTCAGTCATGGCTGTAGAAAGTCTACACTATGCTATCTCGATTCCATCCAATTCGCGAGAGTTCATGAGTAACAAGAGGAAAGCATCAAAATATTGACAGGCTTCTATTTCAGGAACGTTTTGAAAGAATAATTCTCAGTTCCAGGTACGATTGAAGGAACAAGAGTCGCTGACCTAACCCCAAATCTCTCGAATACCAGATGTCCTTCGTCCGGTTTCTTTATTCGGTTTTCAATCTTCAATCATTTCATAACCGCGAGAATTCCACCAATTTGTAATTGAGCCACCTGCATCTCTCTGACTAGACTGATAAGATAGGAATCTCGAAATTGCACACGAATTACCCCCTGAACGCAGTCTTCGGACATTTGAGAATAAAGCACAGCACAATATGACGTCAGAAAATCAAGAGAAACGCCTGAAAAAAGAAGAGGTCAACAAGCAAACCGAAATGCTGGGGGCATCTGAGTCGTCCCACGAAGAGGCGCAAGTCGATCTCTCGAATAAGACGCTGGGGGAATTTCGCCTGATTCGGCGGCTGGGCAAAGGGGGCATGGCAAATGTCTATCTGGCCGAACAGACCGCACTCAATAGGCACGTCGCCATAAAAGTGATGAAAAACGATCTCGTTTCCGATGCCACTTATCTCGATCGATTCAAAACCGAAGCGATGGCCGCTGCCAATCTGAATCATATTAATATCGTGCAGGTCTACACCATTGGGGAAGCTGACGGGTACAATTACATCGCTCAGGAATATGTTCAGGGAGTGAACCTCCGCGAATTCATTGCTAAGAATGGCCCGCCGGAGCTATCCGTTTCGTTGCATCTGATGAAACAAATTGCCTCTGCCCTGCAGAAAGCGGGGGAAGTTGGAATCGTTCATCGAGATATCAAACCTGAAAATATCATGATTAGCCGCAAGGGAATTGTGAAAATTGCTGATTTTGGATTGGCTCAACTGACCCTGAGCGGCGAACGGATGAACCTCACACAGGAAGGTGTCACCATGGGGACACCATTATACATGAGTCCTGAACAAGTGAAGGGAAACAAGGTCGATCATCGCAGCGATATCTATTCTCTGGGAGTGACCTGCTACCACATGCTCGCCGGTCGACCACCATTTCGTGGACAAACGGCAATTGCGATCGCCATGAAGCATGTCAATTCGCAACCGGCTCCCTTATCGAAACGCCGTCCGGATCTTCCGGTCCCTGTCTGCGATATGATTCATAAAATGATGGCAAAAAAAGTAACTGATCGTTACCAGGATGCCGGAGAAATTCTGATCGATCTACGAAAAATTTCTCGCAGTCTGCAGGGAGATAAAGACGAAGTCAGTCTGTCAGCGTTCGATTCGAATACAGGAGCTCAAACCTCATCCCGTGCAATACAACCTTCCCCAAAGATGAAACCGATTTCCTGGTCACGGTATCTTGTTTTTGGGATTCTCTTTCTAGCAGCTGGGGGGACCCTCGGCTGGTTGTCCCGACCGAGGCTCAACACGAATCCTCAATTGAACGCGATTGAGCGCAACTCTCCCCGCGAGCAATTTGCCGATGCCATGTTGATTGGAAACAGTGAAGATGCCTGGAAATATCTCCGGGTCAAATTTCCAACCTCACAGGAACGCTGGCGTGCAGAAGAACGACTGGCGATTCAGTATATGAATCAGGGACGCCTCGAAGAGGCTCGTCGAATTTTTGAGACCTTCATCGAACAGGCCTCAGACGATAAATTTAATCTTGTGCCCGTTGGCTTTGCAGGCCGAGCCGTCATCGCCGCTCTCGAAAAAAATTATCAGGCTTCCGATCAAATCCTGGCTGACAATGCTCAACGCTTATCCCAAAAACTGAATGGTCCTATGAAACCGCTCGTGCGGGAAACAATCCTGCAAAACGAACAGCATCTTGAAAATCCCCGCATGACACTTTCCAAGATGTTCCCCGAAGAAACCACTGAAGGGTAACACTGAATTAGCCTCGTCCCCAAGGTCCTCCTTGGGAACAAGAATGTCTGCGGATGTTACCAGCGTTCAACCGGCCCTGCAGGGACAGGGACTTGCAGTTCTGGGAGAATTCCCGTTCGGGATCCTTCAATCGGCCCCTGTTCTCGAACTGCGTCCATCGCTGCAAGAAATTCGCTGCGGGTTTTTGATTTCTGAACCCCTTCCCGTAATTTCGCAGGGACGCGCATCGCTTTCAGATACCAGTGAACTGTTCGACGGTAAGCGATTAAAGCACTCTCGGGGCCATCTAATTCTTCGAGATAGCCGAACTGCTGCAAGACAAGATCAAGTCGTTGATTGAAATTTCCCGGCGGGTCATAACTGCCGCACTCCTCCCATTGCTGCAACTGATGAAAGATCCAGGGATTAGCCAACGCTCCGCGACCAACGCTGATCGCCGTGCAGCCAGTTCGTTCAAACATGCGCGCGGCATCGGGGATGGAACGAATATCGCCATTGCCAATGACGGGAATCGATTCAACGGCTTCGACCACCCGGCGAATCCCACTCAAATCGACAGAGCCCTTAAATCCCTGTGCTCGGGTCCGACCGTGAATCGCAACCGCTTTGATACCGACCTGTTCAAATTCCCGAGCGAATTTGGGAGCCGTCAGTTGGGTTTCATCCCAACCAAGTCGCATTTTGACGGTGACTGGTAAAGAGACCGCTTCCACAATGGTCTGCACCAGAGAGACCGTTTGCTGCAGAGAACACATCATCCGAGCCCCGGCTCCATTGTTAGTCACATGATCGACCGGGCATCCCATATTGATATCAATGGCATCGATTCCGGGCAAACTTTCCAGATACTGCACGGCATCCCGCATATACTTCGGCTCACTGCCAAAAATCTGCACGGCAAATGGAGTATCCTCGGGACAGGTGCGGATCAGCGCCATCGACTTATGACTTCCCGCCAGTAACGCCCGAGCATTGACCAGGTCGCACGTTCCCATTCCCAGCCCGCCACATTCTCGCACGACTCTTCGAAACGATAAATTCGTGTACTTTGCCAGCGGAGAAAGACAGAATCGGGTCGGAAGTTTGAGACTTCCAAACGAGATTGGTGGCATTGCTGTCGGTTGAGGATAATGATACCGGCCATCAGCGAAGACCGGTTCAGAAATGTCTGTCGAAAGGGACATATGGGCTCGTGCTGTAGGAAGTAAAAAGTAAGATGATACAATAATGTTACAAATTGATCGCAGAGTTTATCAGGAATCAGCAACTTGTCACATTCAATATTTATTACTGGTGTCAGTTCCGGGCTGGGTTATGGTCTGGCGGAATATTATCTTCAACAGGGAGACAAAGTCCTCGGCTGCAGTCGGCGGACACCTGAGGAACTGACACAGTACGAAAACTTTCAGTTCACTTCCTGTGATGTTTCGAAATTCGACACACTTCCTGAAAAGCTCGATCAGTTGTTCTCAGGAGTGGAGACGTGTGAACTTGCCATCCTGAACGCGGGCATCCTCAGCCCATTTGGCGATCTTCAGGAGACGTCCATCGAGGATTGCCAGAATGTGATGGATGTGAACCTGTGGTCGAACAAGATCATTCTGGACTGGCTGCTGCCGCGATATCCCGCAATTAAACAAGTCGTCACGATCTCATCAGGAGCAGCCGTGAATGGAAATCGGGGTTGGAATGCCTACTCGATTTCCAAATCAGCACTCAATATGCTGACCAAACTTTACGCTCAGGAAGCTCCCCAAACTCACTTTCTGGCCATTGCACCGGGGCTGATTGCAACGCACATGCAAGATGTTCTTTGTGGCCTGGATGAAGACGATCGCTTCCCGACACTCGATTCTCTCAGAAGCCGGCGGGGAACCGACCAAATGCCAACAGCCGAGCAACTCGCACCGAAAATTGTCGCTGTCATTGAGAATGCACCTGCTCATGCAGATTCTGGAGATTTCATCGACATCCGCAAAATCGACTGGTGATCTTTCACAAACGCAACTCAATCATTCATCCGCAGTTCTGAATTCACATCTGCGTTCATGTCTGATATGTTGAATCTCAGCATTACTGAAGAATTCAATCATCTCTCAATGTGAGTTCCAATTGTGGCCCGAAACTTATTTGCACAGAACGAGGGATCCGAAGAGACCCTCGTCAAATTCTGCGAGATCCCGGCTGGCAAATCTGGCGATTGTTTCGTTTTATTGAGTGACAAACAACGAGCCGAAACTCGTGATGGGAAGCCGTATTATCGGTGTCAGTTTCGTGATTTGAAACGGACGGCCACCTCAATGATCTGGAACGACTCCAGCTGGTTTGAAGCCTGTGATGAAACATGGGAGCCAGGCCAGTTCTTTCAACTACGATGTCGGTATAGCGAAAATCAGTACGGCCCGCAGATCGATATTGAACGCATCCGCGAAGTGAATGATGCCGACCGAGCTGCTGGTTTTAATCCCGCCGATTATCTCCCCGCATCTCGCTTTGATACAGCCGCAATGTATGGCGAACTCTGCGAGATTGTCACGAAGGAAATCACAGAAGAACCGTTGCAGGAACTCGTACTGAAAATCCTGCAGGATCATGAAGAGGCAATTTGCGAATACCCGGCTGCCTCCCGCAACCATCACGCCTACCGCAGCGGCTTCCTCGAACATGTGCTCTCGGTGACGAAAACAGCCGTCTATCTCGCGCATAAATACCGCGAGTATTATCAGGAAATGTCACCGCCACTTTCGATCAGTCTCGTTGTCGCCGGAGCGATTCTGCACGATATTGGCAAGCTCGAAGAACTCTCTGCCCAGCCGCACGGAGCCGACTACACTGCCGCAGGGCGATTGATTGGTCATATCCTGC from Rubinisphaera italica includes the following:
- a CDS encoding 3'-5' exoribonuclease YhaM family protein, whose amino-acid sequence is MARNLFAQNEGSEETLVKFCEIPAGKSGDCFVLLSDKQRAETRDGKPYYRCQFRDLKRTATSMIWNDSSWFEACDETWEPGQFFQLRCRYSENQYGPQIDIERIREVNDADRAAGFNPADYLPASRFDTAAMYGELCEIVTKEITEEPLQELVLKILQDHEEAICEYPAASRNHHAYRSGFLEHVLSVTKTAVYLAHKYREYYQEMSPPLSISLVVAGAILHDIGKLEELSAQPHGADYTAAGRLIGHILLGRDLVRDYGKQIDNLNPETLLRLEHIIVAHQNLPEWGSPIAPHTPEALLVHYADDIDAKFQMIAFALGEKTADDAEFTSRQNPLRRSIFRGFGEVKD
- a CDS encoding serine/threonine protein kinase → MTSENQEKRLKKEEVNKQTEMLGASESSHEEAQVDLSNKTLGEFRLIRRLGKGGMANVYLAEQTALNRHVAIKVMKNDLVSDATYLDRFKTEAMAAANLNHINIVQVYTIGEADGYNYIAQEYVQGVNLREFIAKNGPPELSVSLHLMKQIASALQKAGEVGIVHRDIKPENIMISRKGIVKIADFGLAQLTLSGERMNLTQEGVTMGTPLYMSPEQVKGNKVDHRSDIYSLGVTCYHMLAGRPPFRGQTAIAIAMKHVNSQPAPLSKRRPDLPVPVCDMIHKMMAKKVTDRYQDAGEILIDLRKISRSLQGDKDEVSLSAFDSNTGAQTSSRAIQPSPKMKPISWSRYLVFGILFLAAGGTLGWLSRPRLNTNPQLNAIERNSPREQFADAMLIGNSEDAWKYLRVKFPTSQERWRAEERLAIQYMNQGRLEEARRIFETFIEQASDDKFNLVPVGFAGRAVIAALEKNYQASDQILADNAQRLSQKLNGPMKPLVRETILQNEQHLENPRMTLSKMFPEETTEG
- the pyk gene encoding pyruvate kinase, producing MDMIDPHKHQARTKIIATLGPAISSRERLLALVEAGVDVFRLNFAHGDYDWLDNIVTMVREVSVEVGQPIGILGDLSGPKIRLGELPPEGVDCQVGQKYLFVKSPVPFDGTRLTCSYEFLVDDLKSGDTVLLADGTVGMKVVDRAEDVSITCEVDRPGLIRSRQGINLPGATLRTPCLTEKDIEDLKWGLSRRLTFFGLSFVRSADDIVKLRNLVKELAPDYEPQLIAKIEKVEAVRELEAITKVCDGVMVARGDLGVESDIARLPILQKQIIRHCNERRIPVITATQMLDSMEEQPFPTRAEAADVANAVFDGTDAVMLSGETAIGKYPVRAVNMMDNIVRCTEDEVPHRGDVDWKTESKNRALVVTEAVTLGACTVAERLKANMMVLCTKTGRTALAISRQRSAIPLLAITDNRLVANKMCLYWGVIPVESDVVSEDPNSILKFAVEWGKKKGILESGSRIVLISDTDWGAEGHDLMVVHLVR
- the dusB gene encoding tRNA dihydrouridine synthase DusB translates to MSLSTDISEPVFADGRYHYPQPTAMPPISFGSLKLPTRFCLSPLAKYTNLSFRRVVRECGGLGMGTCDLVNARALLAGSHKSMALIRTCPEDTPFAVQIFGSEPKYMRDAVQYLESLPGIDAIDINMGCPVDHVTNNGAGARMMCSLQQTVSLVQTIVEAVSLPVTVKMRLGWDETQLTAPKFAREFEQVGIKAVAIHGRTRAQGFKGSVDLSGIRRVVEAVESIPVIGNGDIRSIPDAARMFERTGCTAISVGRGALANPWIFHQLQQWEECGSYDPPGNFNQRLDLVLQQFGYLEELDGPESALIAYRRTVHWYLKAMRVPAKLREGVQKSKTRSEFLAAMDAVREQGPIEGSRTGILPELQVPVPAGPVERW
- a CDS encoding SDR family NAD(P)-dependent oxidoreductase, which translates into the protein MSHSIFITGVSSGLGYGLAEYYLQQGDKVLGCSRRTPEELTQYENFQFTSCDVSKFDTLPEKLDQLFSGVETCELAILNAGILSPFGDLQETSIEDCQNVMDVNLWSNKIILDWLLPRYPAIKQVVTISSGAAVNGNRGWNAYSISKSALNMLTKLYAQEAPQTHFLAIAPGLIATHMQDVLCGLDEDDRFPTLDSLRSRRGTDQMPTAEQLAPKIVAVIENAPAHADSGDFIDIRKIDW
- a CDS encoding DnaJ family domain-containing protein, encoding MQEKKAPLESYEAFADRLIREAEARGEFANLPGLGKPIPGIDQPRDDNWWIKEKLRRENHNLIPSRLGVKLEAEKLLDTLESIPAESQVRDRVRKMNQKIREVHYSSAESPAVIVLPLDEEVIVEQWRSRSIELQGANKKRR